In Saprospiraceae bacterium, the sequence TCAATCGATAGTTGCAGGTGACCACGACGATCCCTTGTTTTGCCATGCTTTCTCCATCGTATCTGGGCTCAGAAGCATCGCCGGCTACAAATCCCCCGCCATAGAAATACACCAATACAGGTAGATCTTTGGTGTTGCGTTTTGCAGGTGTCCACACATTGAGATACAGGCAGTCTTCGCTGACGCCATTTGATCGGGAATGCATATCATCCCAGATCAGTTTTTGCATTGGACGAGGACCAAATTTTTTAGTCTGTTTTATTCCAGTCCAGGGTGATAGTGGTTGCGGGGCTTTCCATCTGAGAGATCCAACCGGTGGTTTGGCAAAAGGTATTCCAAAATAAGTCTGGATCCCGGACTTGGTATCGTAATCTCCTTCAATGATCCCATGTTCGATAGTAGCTCTTACTGGAAAAGCATTGGGATTCTGAGCATGGATGCGTACAATTATAAATAGGCAAAAGGATATAGAAAGTAATTTCATTTTTGAAAATAGTTTATGTCTACAATTAAAAAATAAATTTGTTTAAATCATATTATTTAGGGGGAAACTTGCTTTTTCCGCGACTTATCATTCCAGCCAGCTTTTGCATTATTCTATCATGGGCCTCCTTGAGCTTTCCAGGATCTTGAGCATAAAACTCTACAAATCCACAGACACTACATACCCTGGCATTTAAGGCTGAGGTAATTCGGGATTTAAAAAAAATGGCGTCGGGATCTTCATCAATAAATAACTCTGCGATTTTATTCCCATCCGTGGTATTGGTCATCAGCCCTATTCCGGTCATGACCTCTTTCGAATGACATTTTAGGCAAACCAATTCTATCATTTGCCGGTGGATTTAAAATATGATTTCATGGGATCAAAATAGCTATCTACCCATCCCTGTTTATATTTTTTATCTTTTGATGACAAATCCGAATGCAACAAGGTGAGTTTACATTGGTCAGCTCCTTTGGCCTCCAGGATAATTTCTATGACGGAGTCTGGTTGATCCTCTTCAAACTCTACTGTCCTCCAGGATTGTTTGATATATTCATTGGGTCGCAACTCCAGGTTTTTACCATGGATGTATCCGTCCCAGGCAGTAAAGGTACCACCACTGCGTTTGGTACATTTGGCTTCGCCACCTGTCATCGAGGTATGTTGTTTTGAAGATAACCAGGCCTGGTATACACGTTCCGGCGAAGTTGGGATGGTGGTGGTGAGTTTAAATTTCATACTGTCAATTGATCATTACAAATATCCATGTTTTATTGTCATATTTCTAAATTGAATGGACTGAAGATACGCTGCAAAAAACCAGCTGCCAAATTCACCGTACCTTGCTTTTAATTTAATGATGGATTTTTGATTATGAAAAAAGATATTGAGACCCGAGCAGATATCATCATACTCATGGATCAGTTTTATGAAAAAATAAAAGTCAATACCCTGCTCAGACCAATATTTGTGGATGTTGCACAACTGGATTTTGACGCTCATATGCCGATACTGTATGACTTTTGGTGTACACTGCTCTTAGGAGATATGTCTTATACTCGCAATGCAATGGAGGTCCATATTAGCTTACATAGAAAATCAGCTTTAACGAATGTCCATTTTGATGAATGGCTGAGACTCTTTAATGATACAGCGGATGAGTTGTACTCGGGTGAGAAAGTGTCAGAAGCCAAGTACAGAGCAAAAAGTATTGCAGGTCTGATGTTATATAAAGTCGAGACAGAAGGCAATAAAATCATTGTATAATTTCCGCCGGGACATTACGAATAGATAAATAAATAACAGATGATGTTCTGCCAATTAATTTTCTTACCGCTTCGTTTTTTAAATCCAATACATGGTATCATAATATTAGGAGTGTATCTATCCTTATGCTGCGGTTGCCATCATGAAAGTGATGTCTTGGGCTTGCTACCCATTCGTGTAGTAACTACTTCCGGTGATCGTTCTTTATTATTCTCACAGTCATCCATTGATTTTTCTGCCAGGGTGGAAGATACACTGCCTGTCATCCATATTGATCCGACCAAAACATTTCAGTCGGTCGACGGATTTGGGTTTACACTCACGGGATCCAGTGCTTTATTGTTGCATCAATTGTCTCAAGGCACCAGGCACGACATATTAAAAGAATTATTTGGGGCAAAGGATAGCTCCATTGATATTTCTTGTCTGCGGCTTAGCATCGGTGCTTCTGACCTGGATCCGGAAGTTTTCAGCTACGATGACTTACCGCCGGGCAAGGTCGACCCTCAGTTAAAAAGCTTCTCTCTATCGAGGGACACACTGCATTTAATTCCAATATTAAAAGAAATATTAGCTATCCAAGCTGATTTAATGATCATCGCTTCACCCTGGAGCCCGCCTCCCTGGATGAAAACGAATCTTCAAAGCAACGGGGGGAGTTTGTTGCCTGCATATTATGAGACTTATGCACTTTATCTCACTCACTACATATCATTGATGGCATCCAACGGTATCACTATTGACGCTATTACTATTCAGAACGAACCACAAAATGACAAAAACAATCCAAGCCTCCTGATGTCATCACGCGAACAAGCAAATTTTATTAAAAATCATCTGGGGCCTTTGTTTAGATCTAAAAATTTAAAAACCAAAATACTGATCTGGGATCATAATTGTGATCAACCAGAATTTCCACTTGAGATCCTGAGCGACACTTCGGCTTATCCTTTTGTCAGTGGCAGCGCTTTTCATTTATATGGGGGTGATATCCATGCGCTGAGTAGGGTGCATGACTCCTTTCCTGCCAAGGATCTATATTTTACAGAACAATGGACTGGAGCCAAAAGCGATTTTGAAGGCGACCTCAACTGGCATATCAAAAATGTGATCATCGGGTCTATGCGGCATTGGAGTCGGACAGCACTCGAATGGAACCTGGCCAATGATATTCAATATGGACCTCATACGGATGGAGGTTGCACAGAATGCCTGGGGTCTCTGACCATTGATGGAGAGCACATCCAAAAAAATGTAGCTTATTATATCATTGCTCATGCTTCAAAATATGTGGTACCTGGATCTATCCGAATTGATTCGAATATGCCTGATGAGCTCGCTAACGTGGCTTTTATCACGCCTGGAGGAAAAACAGTTTTGATCGTTTTGAATGAAAGCATCGAGGCTAAAAAATTTAATATCGAGGCAGGTGGAAAAATAATTCAAACCAGCTTGATCGGCAAAGCAGTGGCCACGTACGAATGGTGAGAAGTCATATTGCAAAACAATAATTTATCATCCGGCCCATCCCTCGCGATCGAGATTCCTGTAGTTGATCGCTTCGGCAAGATGATGATTTTGTATTGATGGGCTGCCTTCGAGGTCAGCTGCTGTGCGCGCTACTTTGAGGATTCGGTCATGCGCTCTGGCAGACAGCTGCAGGCGCTCCATGGCGTTGCGCAACAGGGCTACACCCTCGGGTTGCAGCTCACAGATTTCACGGAGCATCTTACCACCCACCTGTGCATTGCAATATACATCCGCTATGTTCTGATATCGTTGTTCCTGAATTTTTCTTGCACGGATCACGCGTTCGACGATGTTTTTGCTGGGCTCTGTATTGGATGTATAATTGGATAGTTCGTGGACAGAGACCGGAGTGACCTCTACATGCAGATCGATTCGATCGAGCAGTGGACCACTGATCCGATTAAGGTATCTTT encodes:
- a CDS encoding SRPBCC domain-containing protein, translated to MKFKLTTTIPTSPERVYQAWLSSKQHTSMTGGEAKCTKRSGGTFTAWDGYIHGKNLELRPNEYIKQSWRTVEFEEDQPDSVIEIILEAKGADQCKLTLLHSDLSSKDKKYKQGWVDSYFDPMKSYFKSTGK
- a CDS encoding group III truncated hemoglobin, with product MKKDIETRADIIILMDQFYEKIKVNTLLRPIFVDVAQLDFDAHMPILYDFWCTLLLGDMSYTRNAMEVHISLHRKSALTNVHFDEWLRLFNDTADELYSGEKVSEAKYRAKSIAGLMLYKVETEGNKIIV
- a CDS encoding glucosylceramidase, producing MFCQLIFLPLRFLNPIHGIIILGVYLSLCCGCHHESDVLGLLPIRVVTTSGDRSLLFSQSSIDFSARVEDTLPVIHIDPTKTFQSVDGFGFTLTGSSALLLHQLSQGTRHDILKELFGAKDSSIDISCLRLSIGASDLDPEVFSYDDLPPGKVDPQLKSFSLSRDTLHLIPILKEILAIQADLMIIASPWSPPPWMKTNLQSNGGSLLPAYYETYALYLTHYISLMASNGITIDAITIQNEPQNDKNNPSLLMSSREQANFIKNHLGPLFRSKNLKTKILIWDHNCDQPEFPLEILSDTSAYPFVSGSAFHLYGGDIHALSRVHDSFPAKDLYFTEQWTGAKSDFEGDLNWHIKNVIIGSMRHWSRTALEWNLANDIQYGPHTDGGCTECLGSLTIDGEHIQKNVAYYIIAHASKYVVPGSIRIDSNMPDELANVAFITPGGKTVLIVLNESIEAKKFNIEAGGKIIQTSLIGKAVATYEW